In a genomic window of Platichthys flesus chromosome 24, fPlaFle2.1, whole genome shotgun sequence:
- the myadma gene encoding myeloid-associated differentiation marker homolog, protein MPLIVFPTSQLLWVRLAALLFTCVAFSAAAHAGSLQHGGMADWCIFCWAFSFSCTLLVLLVLQFGLQSRIPVSWSNFPITIACYAALLCLSASVIFPLFYLRDQQGPSEARDHRIVSTVFSCLAAVAYMGEVSLTKARPGETAGYMATAPGLLKVLQTFVACIIFILVSDPVSYDQQPALKWCMAVYCICFILSMAVVVLCVGECTGCLPIPFSKFLSAYGLLAVVMYLTATIIWPVFQFDKHYQGRSSASSKLIAASVLTGLNLLLYLADLAYTARLVFVSA, encoded by the coding sequence ATGCCTCTGATCGTGTTTCCCACCTCCCAGCTGCTGTGGGTGCGCCTGGCCGCCCTGTTATTCACCTGCGTGGCTTTCAGTGCCGCGGCGCACGCCGGCTCTCTGCAGCACGGAGGCATGGCCGACTGGTGCATCTTCTGCTGGGCGTTCAGCTTCTCGTGCaccctgctggtgctgctggtgctccAGTTTGGCCTCCAGTCGAGAATCCCAGTCTCCTGGTCCAACTTCCCCATCACTATAGCCTGCTACGCCGCCCTCCTTTGCCTCTCAGCCTCTGTCATCTTCCCACTCTTCTACCTCAGGGACCAGCAGGGGCCCAGCGAGGCCCGTGACCATCGCATCGTGTCCACTGTCTTCTCCTGCCTGGCAGCGGTGGCCTACATGGGGGAGGTGAGCTTAACTAAAGCCAGGCCGGGAGAGACGGCGGGTTACATGGCCACGGCTCCAGGCTTGCTGAAGGTGCTCCAGACCTTTGTGGCCTGTATCATCTTCATTCTCGTCAGCGACCCTGTGTCCTATGACCAGCAGCCGGCGCTCAAGTGGTGCATGGCCGTGTACTGCATCTGCTTCATCCTCTCCATGGCTGTGGTGGTGCTGTGCGTGGGCGAGTGCACCGGCTGTCTCCCCATCCCCTTCTCCAAGTTCCTGTCGGCATACGGGCTCTTGGCGGTTGTCATGTACTTGACCGCCACCATCATCTGGCCCGTGTTCCAGTTCGACAAACACTATCAGGGCAGGAGCAGCGCCTCGTCCAAGCTGATCGCTGCGTCTGTGCTCACGGGCCTCAACCTCCTGCTTTACCTCGCTGACCTGGCCTACACCGCCAGGCTAGTGTTTGTGAGCGCCTGA